The Allorhodopirellula heiligendammensis genome includes a window with the following:
- the fabG gene encoding 3-oxoacyl-[acyl-carrier-protein] reductase, producing the protein MNLSLSVDLKDQVAIVTGASQGLGRAVAVALAQNGAHVVCVARNAEKLAETVAEIEAAGGKGEALACDVTDRAAAADAIEQTNKNHGRLDILVNNAGITRDKLMRGMSDEEWDSVIATNLTSCFVCCRAAAGVMRRKKYGRIINMASISGLIGNPGQANYSASKAGMIGMTRTMSKELIARGVTVNAVAPGFIASEMTAELGEVVLEEVKKRIPAKRVGTPEDVAAAVLFLASKDASYISGQTIVVDGGMVG; encoded by the coding sequence ATGAATCTATCTCTATCGGTCGACCTCAAAGACCAAGTCGCGATCGTTACCGGTGCTAGCCAGGGCTTGGGCCGCGCTGTTGCAGTTGCCTTGGCGCAGAACGGGGCTCACGTGGTTTGTGTTGCCCGTAACGCTGAAAAGCTGGCCGAGACGGTGGCCGAAATTGAAGCGGCGGGCGGCAAGGGCGAAGCCCTGGCCTGCGATGTGACGGATCGTGCCGCGGCCGCGGATGCCATTGAGCAGACCAATAAAAATCACGGTCGCCTCGATATTCTCGTCAACAATGCCGGGATCACTCGCGACAAGCTGATGCGTGGCATGTCTGACGAAGAGTGGGACTCCGTGATCGCGACGAACCTGACAAGTTGTTTTGTCTGCTGCCGAGCCGCAGCGGGAGTGATGCGGCGGAAAAAATACGGGCGGATCATCAACATGGCCAGTATTTCGGGGCTGATTGGAAATCCTGGTCAAGCCAACTATTCGGCCAGTAAGGCCGGGATGATCGGCATGACTCGCACCATGAGCAAAGAACTGATCGCTCGGGGCGTGACCGTCAATGCTGTCGCGCCGGGCTTCATTGCCAGTGAAATGACTGCGGAACTTGGCGAGGTGGTGTTGGAAGAGGTGAAGAAACGAATTCCTGCTAAACGGGTCGGGACGCCTGAAGACGTTGCCGCCGCAGTGTTGTTCCTCGCCAGTAAAGACGCCAGTTATATTTCCGGCCAGACCATCGTTGTCGATGGCGGGATGGTGGGCTAG
- the rpsK gene encoding 30S ribosomal protein S11, whose protein sequence is MAKTNKKKRVRRNVSNGVAHIHATFNNTTVTITDTKGDTLCWASAGTSGFKGSRKSTPFAGQCAAQQAAEKATKFGMRDVEVRVKGPGSGRESAITSLQAAGLNVKLIEEVTPIPHNGCRPRKKRRV, encoded by the coding sequence GTGGCAAAGACCAACAAGAAAAAACGTGTCCGCCGCAACGTCAGCAATGGCGTTGCTCACATTCACGCGACGTTCAACAACACGACGGTTACCATTACCGACACCAAAGGCGACACGCTGTGCTGGGCCAGCGCGGGAACGAGTGGCTTCAAGGGCAGTCGCAAGAGCACCCCTTTTGCTGGGCAATGTGCTGCCCAACAAGCCGCTGAGAAAGCGACCAAGTTCGGGATGCGAGACGTCGAAGTTCGCGTCAAAGGTCCTGGATCGGGACGCGAGAGTGCGATCACTTCGCTGCAAGCGGCTGGATTGAACGTCAAGTTGATCGAAGAAGTGACGCCGATCCCTCACAACGGATGCCGTCCTCGCAAGAAACGACGCGTCTAA
- a CDS encoding PEP-CTERM sorting domain-containing protein: MRTIQLVVICVTAWAATAGQGQAELITTLFSSNTGGFNGGNVYFDLNILSPTGIRIERIATNTSETFTAGRMNIYTRPGTYVGSTGSTAGWTLASSGFGNSAGLYQPSMFDVTDFILGPGVTGIAIESQSGVWGHAYTIGTGTNQFYSNGDLSISLGAATQTPFTGTLFAPRVWNGTLQYSEVSAVPEPSSLAVLGVGLSIAGLATTRHRWRARKQVP; the protein is encoded by the coding sequence ATGCGAACGATTCAACTGGTAGTGATTTGCGTCACCGCATGGGCGGCCACAGCGGGACAAGGCCAAGCTGAGCTGATCACAACGTTATTCTCCAGTAACACCGGAGGCTTCAATGGCGGGAATGTGTATTTTGATCTCAATATCCTTAGCCCCACTGGGATAAGAATCGAGAGAATTGCCACCAATACCAGCGAAACGTTCACTGCTGGCCGCATGAACATCTACACCCGGCCAGGGACCTACGTGGGATCCACAGGCAGCACTGCGGGATGGACACTCGCCAGCTCCGGTTTCGGTAACTCCGCAGGTCTGTACCAGCCCTCAATGTTTGATGTCACTGATTTTATACTTGGACCTGGCGTGACAGGTATCGCCATCGAATCGCAGTCGGGCGTGTGGGGACATGCTTACACAATCGGTACGGGCACTAACCAGTTTTACAGCAACGGCGATCTGTCAATATCCCTGGGAGCCGCCACGCAAACGCCGTTCACCGGAACTCTGTTTGCTCCTAGGGTTTGGAATGGAACTCTTCAATACAGCGAAGTGTCCGCTGTTCCCGAGCCTTCGTCGCTGGCCGTCCTGGGCGTCGGCCTATCGATAGCGGGTTTGGCGACAACTCGACACCGCTGGCGAGCACGGAAGCAAGTACCCTGA
- the rpsM gene encoding 30S ribosomal protein S13: MGVDIPNDKQIQYSLTYLYGLGLFRAREVCQKLGIDPVTPASEISDEEVGQIAALLERDYLVEGPLRRQVTQNISRLREVKSYRGIRHRVGLPVRGQRTKTNARTRKGPRKTVAGKKGVKDLR, from the coding sequence ATGGGCGTTGACATCCCCAACGACAAACAGATCCAGTATTCCCTGACATACCTTTATGGGCTCGGCTTGTTCCGTGCTCGTGAGGTCTGCCAAAAGCTCGGTATCGATCCAGTCACTCCGGCGAGTGAAATCAGCGACGAAGAAGTCGGTCAGATCGCAGCATTGCTCGAGCGAGACTACTTGGTCGAAGGACCACTTCGTCGCCAAGTCACCCAAAACATCAGCCGGCTGCGTGAGGTGAAATCCTATCGCGGCATCCGGCACCGTGTGGGACTGCCGGTTCGCGGCCAACGCACAAAAACCAACGCTCGCACCCGCAAAGGCCCTCGCAAGACGGTCGCTGGTAAGAAGGGCGTCAAGGACTTGCGATAG
- the rpmF gene encoding 50S ribosomal protein L32 codes for MAVPKRKHSNSRTGKRRSHDALKKRSVGYCPQCSSAVPTHHICPKCGYYQGRTVVQHEES; via the coding sequence ATGGCCGTCCCCAAACGAAAACACTCCAACAGCCGTACCGGCAAACGCCGTAGCCACGACGCATTGAAGAAGCGATCGGTCGGATACTGCCCGCAGTGCAGTTCTGCCGTTCCGACCCATCATATCTGCCCCAAGTGCGGTTACTATCAAGGTCGTACGGTCGTCCAGCACGAAGAGTCCTGA
- a CDS encoding acyl carrier protein — protein sequence MASIEERVIDIVSEQLGVDKDKITRETSFVNDLGADSLDTVELVMELEEEFDISIPDDSAEKIQKVGEAVDFIEKEKGEDA from the coding sequence GTGGCGTCTATTGAAGAACGCGTTATCGACATTGTGTCCGAACAGCTCGGTGTTGACAAAGATAAAATCACACGCGAAACATCGTTCGTCAACGATCTTGGTGCCGATTCACTCGACACTGTCGAATTGGTGATGGAGCTCGAAGAGGAGTTCGACATTAGCATCCCCGACGATTCCGCTGAGAAGATCCAAAAGGTCGGCGAAGCGGTCGATTTCATCGAGAAGGAAAAGGGCGAAGACGCCTGA
- the fabD gene encoding ACP S-malonyltransferase, with the protein MSLDVSSPGILFPGQGAQAPGMGAWLCENYPLANELFARAGDVLGYDLKQLCSDGPAEKLNETVHSQPALFVAGIAAAEVFSELHPDTASRIKATAGLSLGEYTAVCFAGGLSFEDGLRLVQQRGEAMQACADAAESGMSSVLGLSLDNLSEVCEECRQDGEVLQPANLLCPGNIAVSGHLAALGRLEPLALAAGAMKVVPLSVAGAFHTPLMQDAVAKLTAALADVEIRSTRIPVYSNVDAAPHSDPAEIRELLAKQVVNPVLWEASISRMLGDGIDGFLEVGTGRVLRGTIKRIARKTPTDGFGDQP; encoded by the coding sequence TTGTCTCTCGACGTTTCCAGCCCCGGGATTCTGTTCCCCGGCCAAGGAGCACAAGCACCCGGCATGGGTGCTTGGCTGTGTGAAAATTATCCGCTTGCCAACGAGCTGTTCGCGCGAGCGGGTGATGTCCTCGGCTACGATCTCAAACAGCTCTGTAGCGATGGTCCGGCGGAGAAACTCAATGAGACCGTCCATAGCCAGCCGGCACTATTTGTTGCCGGCATCGCGGCTGCGGAAGTGTTTTCTGAGTTGCACCCAGATACCGCGAGCAGAATTAAAGCGACTGCGGGGCTCAGCCTTGGCGAATACACCGCTGTCTGCTTTGCTGGTGGGTTGAGTTTTGAGGACGGCCTGCGATTGGTCCAACAGCGTGGCGAGGCAATGCAGGCCTGCGCCGACGCCGCCGAGTCTGGCATGTCCAGTGTGCTCGGGCTGAGTCTGGATAATCTCAGTGAGGTTTGTGAGGAGTGCCGGCAAGACGGCGAAGTCCTGCAGCCGGCAAACTTGCTGTGCCCTGGCAATATCGCTGTTTCCGGTCATCTCGCAGCACTCGGTCGCCTGGAGCCCTTGGCCCTGGCAGCGGGCGCCATGAAAGTGGTCCCGCTCAGTGTGGCGGGCGCTTTCCACACGCCCCTGATGCAAGACGCGGTCGCCAAACTCACGGCTGCCTTGGCTGATGTTGAGATCCGCTCCACCCGCATTCCTGTCTACAGCAACGTCGACGCGGCACCGCACAGCGATCCTGCGGAGATTCGCGAATTGCTGGCCAAGCAGGTCGTTAATCCAGTGTTGTGGGAGGCATCGATTTCTCGCATGCTCGGCGACGGTATCGACGGTTTTCTCGAAGTGGGCACCGGACGTGTCCTGCGTGGCACGATTAAACGCATCGCCCGCAAAACGCCGACCGATGGTTTTGGCGATCAGCCCTGA
- the fabF gene encoding beta-ketoacyl-ACP synthase II has translation MTVSTEPFRFVPNNGSPRRVVITGVGVVTSLAQDVDSFWQRLTAGESGIHALSIMDTSRYKVHFGGDIPDFDATEHVAAKEVKRLDRFTQFAVHAGAQAVADSGVDFSALDPTRCGVILGSGIGGLNEIEDQIERMLSKGPDRVSPFTVPKMMLNAAGGNISIRYGLKGPNYAVATACASATNAMGDAVRSIRSGETDLMITGGCEAAITRMGLAAFQNMKALSTRNDEPERASRPFDADRDGFVLAEGAGLLIFEEYEQAKARGAKIYAEVLGYGTTSDAGHITAPDPEGSGAAEAMRLAILDSGRSVDQIDYINAHGTSTPLGDKAETRAIKSVLGEHASKVAISSTKGALGHSLGASGGIEAVILCKTIETNKIAPTINLETPDPACDLDYVPLQARDRQVDVAMSNSFGFGGHNACIVVGRV, from the coding sequence ATGACGGTTTCAACGGAACCTTTTCGATTTGTTCCCAATAATGGAAGTCCACGCCGCGTCGTGATTACCGGAGTGGGCGTGGTCACTTCGCTGGCCCAGGACGTGGATTCCTTCTGGCAGCGGCTGACCGCTGGCGAGAGTGGAATCCACGCACTCTCGATCATGGACACGAGCCGTTACAAGGTCCATTTTGGCGGCGATATTCCTGATTTTGACGCGACCGAGCATGTCGCCGCGAAGGAAGTAAAACGCCTCGATCGTTTCACTCAGTTTGCCGTCCACGCGGGTGCACAAGCCGTTGCTGATAGCGGTGTTGACTTCTCCGCATTGGATCCGACGCGCTGTGGAGTCATTCTGGGCTCCGGCATCGGTGGTCTCAATGAGATTGAGGACCAGATCGAGCGGATGCTCAGCAAGGGGCCTGATCGGGTGAGTCCGTTCACGGTACCAAAGATGATGCTCAATGCCGCCGGCGGCAACATCTCGATCCGGTACGGTCTGAAGGGCCCGAACTACGCGGTTGCCACTGCCTGTGCGAGTGCAACGAACGCGATGGGTGATGCTGTCCGCAGTATCCGCAGCGGCGAAACGGATCTCATGATCACCGGAGGCTGTGAGGCCGCGATCACCCGGATGGGCTTAGCCGCGTTTCAGAACATGAAGGCCCTCTCGACTCGCAATGACGAGCCAGAGCGAGCGAGCCGCCCGTTTGATGCCGATCGCGATGGTTTCGTGCTCGCCGAAGGCGCGGGGCTGTTGATCTTCGAAGAATACGAACAAGCCAAAGCACGCGGAGCAAAGATCTATGCGGAGGTGCTCGGCTATGGAACGACGAGCGACGCCGGTCACATTACCGCGCCTGATCCTGAAGGCTCCGGTGCCGCCGAGGCCATGCGACTCGCTATTCTCGATTCTGGGCGGAGCGTGGATCAAATCGATTACATCAATGCACACGGCACCAGCACGCCGTTAGGTGATAAGGCGGAAACCCGCGCCATCAAGTCCGTTCTGGGCGAGCACGCGAGCAAGGTCGCAATCAGCAGCACGAAGGGCGCTCTGGGTCACTCGCTCGGCGCCAGCGGCGGAATCGAAGCGGTGATTTTATGCAAGACGATCGAAACGAATAAGATTGCTCCTACGATCAATCTCGAAACGCCTGACCCGGCCTGCGATCTTGACTATGTGCCGCTGCAGGCCCGCGACCGACAGGTCGATGTCGCGATGAGCAATAGCTTCGGCT
- a CDS encoding bL17 family ribosomal protein yields the protein MRHRRKGRVLGRSPSHRKAMFKNLTAALFLTERDASLDDNAPKVKGRIITTLQKAKEVRPNVEKCITLAKKALVAKENAEQFATTAERGSDEYKKWRKSDQWQQWANARAPYVNAQRRVLQLVGDREAVAILFDTIAERYVDRPGGYTRIMRLATPRLGDGGTRAVFELVGGSNDKVKRSSSKPAFEATPEDEAPAENAATEEAAAN from the coding sequence ATGCGTCATCGTCGCAAAGGCCGTGTTCTCGGTCGCTCCCCATCGCACCGTAAAGCGATGTTCAAGAATCTCACCGCCGCCTTGTTTTTGACTGAGCGTGACGCCAGCCTCGACGACAATGCCCCCAAGGTGAAGGGTCGGATCATCACAACTCTGCAAAAGGCGAAAGAAGTTCGCCCGAACGTCGAGAAGTGCATCACGTTGGCCAAGAAAGCTCTCGTCGCCAAAGAGAACGCAGAACAGTTCGCGACCACAGCAGAACGCGGCAGCGACGAGTACAAAAAGTGGCGTAAAAGCGACCAATGGCAGCAATGGGCCAATGCCCGTGCTCCCTACGTCAATGCTCAACGCCGTGTCCTCCAACTGGTCGGTGATCGCGAAGCCGTTGCGATTCTGTTTGACACCATTGCCGAACGGTACGTTGATCGCCCCGGTGGCTATACTCGGATCATGCGTCTGGCGACACCACGACTTGGTGACGGCGGCACCCGTGCCGTATTCGAATTGGTGGGCGGTTCCAACGACAAGGTCAAGCGCAGCTCCTCCAAGCCAGCTTTCGAAGCGACACCTGAGGACGAGGCTCCCGCCGAAAACGCAGCTACCGAAGAAGCGGCTGCAAACTGA
- a CDS encoding DNA-directed RNA polymerase subunit alpha, producing MSMHIRWRGMELPSTLEVDRNTLTQTYGKFSAEPFERGFGASIGNSMRRVLLSSLVGSAVTQIKIRGAQHEFTSIPGVLEDVTDIVLNVKSLVVRNNSDATRVITVESNSAGVITGGDIETDADVEVINKDHVIATLTDDKPFMMEMVVESGRGYVPSTEHSSVDHEIGIIPIDAVFSPITRVRYEVEATRVGQKTNYDRLNLEIWTDGTINPEMALTEAAKIFRKHLNPFVQYRELGPSIFSAARGGAGSPEAQLEAKLNMTLADLRLSVRANNCLESENIMTVRDLVQRNEDGLLEVRNFGDTTLNEVREKLSQYGLHLGMRVPNQPLF from the coding sequence ATGTCGATGCATATCCGATGGCGTGGCATGGAATTGCCCAGTACGCTCGAAGTCGATCGAAACACACTGACTCAGACCTATGGCAAATTCTCTGCCGAACCATTCGAACGAGGATTCGGTGCGAGTATTGGCAACAGCATGCGACGCGTGCTGTTGAGCAGCCTCGTCGGCAGTGCCGTCACGCAGATCAAAATCCGCGGTGCACAGCACGAGTTCACCTCGATCCCAGGTGTGCTCGAAGACGTTACTGACATTGTTCTGAATGTGAAATCGCTGGTCGTTCGCAACAACAGTGACGCTACCCGCGTGATTACCGTCGAAAGCAACTCGGCGGGCGTAATCACCGGCGGCGACATTGAAACCGATGCCGACGTCGAGGTGATCAACAAAGACCACGTGATCGCAACGCTGACCGACGACAAGCCGTTCATGATGGAAATGGTTGTCGAAAGCGGCCGCGGCTACGTCCCCAGCACCGAACACAGCAGTGTCGACCACGAAATCGGCATCATTCCGATCGACGCGGTCTTCAGCCCCATCACGCGAGTTCGGTACGAAGTCGAAGCAACCCGCGTCGGCCAGAAAACGAACTACGACCGACTCAACTTGGAAATCTGGACCGACGGCACGATCAATCCAGAAATGGCATTGACCGAAGCCGCCAAGATTTTCCGCAAGCACCTCAACCCGTTTGTCCAGTACCGTGAGCTCGGCCCCAGCATTTTCTCCGCTGCACGCGGTGGTGCAGGATCTCCCGAAGCACAGCTTGAAGCCAAGCTGAACATGACGCTGGCCGATCTGCGACTGTCGGTGCGAGCCAACAATTGCCTGGAGAGCGAAAACATCATGACCGTTCGCGATCTGGTGCAACGCAACGAAGACGGACTGCTAGAAGTTCGAAATTTCGGTGACACCACACTCAACGAAGTTCGTGAGAAACTTTCGCAGTATGGTCTGCACCTGGGCATGCGAGTGCCGAACCAACCGCTTTTTTAA